From a single Deltaproteobacteria bacterium genomic region:
- a CDS encoding M24 family metallopeptidase, with protein sequence MPWTTPPGSGATVHIWNGYFLAERDRRWNAVRANASKANFDCILVPLGDGIDARYMTQLRCSAMALPTDGREPIIIADRRSSNEWVPNPWQTGREWAEPMAEALLDLNLHKARIGVAGLKGCAVTHCTSIDGVVNHSAMNYVMTRLPDAKFEDATELIGKVRFVKSPEELPWVRQSAEVAAAGVEELIKLAQPGSDAGQLWAHVTAKLSELRSEFFPLEFTVEPIGTQKPKRYTNPPIGKRLEKNTLITNQVSAMRGAQLTQACQPILLGKVPEAWKPVVALQKEVYEAGLSRIKPGTTFGELADFVNSFGTKSGMRTVMQLHGCGYGDDGPRFNAKFLGGNARDLRIEAGNAFVWQPVATSADEKIQFSWGGAVVMTEGGAEALFNRTHGMVEIEV encoded by the coding sequence ATGCCCTGGACAACCCCACCCGGCTCTGGCGCCACGGTGCATATTTGGAACGGCTATTTTCTAGCCGAGCGCGATCGGCGTTGGAACGCGGTGCGCGCCAACGCAAGTAAAGCCAACTTTGATTGCATTCTCGTGCCGCTCGGCGACGGCATCGACGCGCGCTACATGACTCAGTTGCGCTGCTCCGCGATGGCGCTGCCCACCGACGGGCGCGAGCCGATCATCATCGCCGACCGTCGATCGAGTAACGAGTGGGTTCCCAATCCTTGGCAAACCGGCCGCGAGTGGGCGGAGCCCATGGCCGAAGCGTTGCTCGATCTGAACCTGCACAAGGCGCGCATCGGCGTCGCCGGATTGAAAGGCTGCGCGGTGACGCACTGCACGTCCATCGATGGTGTCGTCAACCACAGCGCGATGAATTACGTCATGACCCGTCTGCCTGATGCGAAGTTTGAAGACGCCACGGAGCTAATCGGCAAAGTGCGCTTCGTAAAAAGCCCCGAAGAACTCCCGTGGGTACGCCAATCCGCTGAAGTCGCCGCGGCAGGCGTTGAAGAACTGATCAAGCTCGCCCAGCCCGGCAGCGATGCCGGCCAGCTCTGGGCCCACGTCACTGCTAAACTCTCCGAGCTTCGCAGCGAATTTTTTCCGCTCGAATTCACCGTCGAGCCGATCGGCACCCAGAAACCAAAACGCTACACCAATCCACCGATCGGCAAGCGCTTAGAAAAAAACACGCTGATTACCAACCAAGTGAGCGCCATGCGCGGCGCGCAACTAACACAAGCGTGCCAACCGATCCTACTCGGCAAAGTCCCGGAGGCGTGGAAACCTGTAGTCGCTTTGCAAAAAGAAGTCTACGAGGCCGGCCTGTCGAGGATCAAACCAGGAACGACCTTCGGCGAGCTAGCCGATTTCGTGAATAGCTTCGGCACCAAGAGCGGCATGAGGACTGTCATGCAGCTGCACGGCTGCGGCTACGGCGACGACGGGCCGAGGTTCAACGCGAAATTTCTCGGCGGGAACGCGCGCGACCTGCGCATCGAAGCCGGCAACGCCTTCGTCTGGCAACCGGTCGCGACGTCGGCGGACGAAAAGATTCAATTTTCCTGGGGCGGAGCGGTGGTGATGACCGAAGGTGGTGCGGAGGCGCTATTTAACCGCACACACGGCATGGTGGAAATCGAAGTATGA